From the genome of Patagioenas fasciata isolate bPatFas1 chromosome 17, bPatFas1.hap1, whole genome shotgun sequence, one region includes:
- the TMEM233 gene encoding transmembrane protein 233, with protein sequence MSALPAGADIKRALENSPETNIEDELPDEPPQPRPKNYLLLSILACFCPAYPINIVAFVFAVMALNSYNQGDIEGSKRLGRNALWVAVASIIIGLVIIGIYCVVHFTTHAI encoded by the exons ATGTCCGCGCTCCCCGCCGGTGCCGACATCAAGAGGGCTCTGGAGAACAGCCCGGAGACCAACATCGAGGATGAGCTGCCCGACGAGCCGCCGCAGCCGCGGCCCAAGAACTACCTGCTCCTCAGCATCCTCGCCTGCTTCTGTCCCGCCTATCCCATCAACATTGTCGCCTTCGTCTTCGCCGTCATG GCTTTAAACAGTTATAATCAAGGAGATATAGAAGGGTCAAAAAGACTGGGTCGCAATGCACTCTGGGTCGCTGTTGCATCAATTATCATTGGACTTGTCATCATTGGGATCTATTGTGTAGTTCATTTCACAACG